A section of the Alkalihalobacillus sp. LMS39 genome encodes:
- a CDS encoding class I SAM-dependent methyltransferase has product MSYQRFANIYDVLMEDAPYDEWLQFTKEKLASHQKPQILDVGCGTGEFILYLKKAGYDVAGVDLSENMLAIAHDKITAQGLSVRLFEQDMRSLENIGTFDVVTVFCDSLNYLQTEADVQKSLREFYSVLQPGGQLLFDVHSIFKMESIFKEQTFTYDSEEIAYIWQSFEGDHPFSVEHELTFFVVEENGLYRKFQEWHEQRTFPIEDYERWLKDAGFTNITIEADFSKKVTETSERIFFTARK; this is encoded by the coding sequence ATGAGTTATCAACGATTTGCAAATATTTATGACGTCCTTATGGAAGATGCGCCCTATGACGAATGGTTACAATTTACGAAAGAAAAATTAGCATCTCACCAGAAGCCCCAAATCTTAGATGTTGGTTGTGGAACAGGAGAATTTATCCTTTATTTAAAAAAGGCAGGATATGATGTGGCTGGGGTTGACCTGTCTGAAAACATGTTAGCCATCGCACATGACAAAATCACTGCTCAAGGATTGTCTGTCCGACTATTTGAACAAGATATGAGGTCACTCGAAAATATAGGGACATTTGATGTAGTTACCGTGTTTTGTGATTCTTTAAATTACTTACAAACTGAAGCTGATGTCCAAAAAAGCTTGCGTGAATTTTATTCGGTCCTTCAACCAGGAGGGCAGTTACTTTTTGATGTTCATTCTATCTTTAAAATGGAGTCAATTTTTAAAGAACAAACGTTTACTTATGACAGTGAGGAAATAGCTTATATATGGCAAAGTTTTGAAGGGGATCATCCTTTTTCAGTTGAACATGAATTAACTTTTTTTGTGGTAGAAGAAAATGGGTTATATCGAAAATTCCAAGAATGGCATGAGCAACGGACTTTTCCAATAGAAGATTATGAAAGATGGCTCAAAGATGCAGGTTTTACAAACATAACCATTGAAGCGGATTTCTCGAAGAAAGTTACAGAAACTAGTGAACGAATTTTTTTTACCGCAAGAAAATAA
- the comER gene encoding late competence protein ComER — MKIGIIGTGSMGTILVDSFIESNAMAPTQLHITNRSIEKAKELAAKHPGIRVEDNAQAIVYECNVVFLCVKPLQFHDVLQSIGCEFEENQLLVSITSPFSVEQLEQIVHCKVARAIPSILNRAHSGPSLLSFGTRCTAEDKQMLNHLMGAISTPLVIEENITRVASDIVSCGPAFFSYLTQRFIDGAVRETEITEEEATILATDMLIGLGKLLEKEIFTLPALQQRVCVPGGITGEGIKVLETEIGDMFDQLFRQTHAKYKEDKEIIQKQFH; from the coding sequence ATGAAGATCGGAATTATTGGAACAGGAAGTATGGGAACAATTTTGGTCGATTCATTTATAGAATCTAACGCTATGGCCCCAACACAACTACACATTACCAACCGTTCAATCGAAAAGGCAAAAGAGCTTGCTGCTAAGCATCCTGGTATTCGTGTAGAAGACAACGCTCAGGCCATTGTCTATGAGTGTAATGTTGTATTTCTTTGCGTAAAACCATTGCAATTTCATGATGTATTACAATCGATCGGTTGTGAGTTCGAAGAAAATCAATTGCTTGTATCGATTACAAGTCCGTTTTCCGTTGAACAACTAGAACAAATTGTACATTGCAAAGTCGCCCGAGCCATCCCAAGCATATTAAACCGTGCTCACTCTGGTCCATCATTACTTAGTTTTGGAACCCGATGTACAGCTGAAGATAAGCAGATGCTTAATCACTTAATGGGGGCTATCTCGACTCCATTAGTGATAGAAGAAAACATTACGCGTGTTGCTTCTGATATTGTCAGTTGTGGACCGGCGTTTTTTAGTTATTTAACTCAACGGTTTATTGATGGCGCAGTGCGCGAAACAGAAATCACAGAAGAAGAAGCAACCATTTTGGCAACCGACATGCTGATTGGGTTAGGAAAATTGTTAGAAAAGGAAATTTTCACATTACCCGCTCTTCAACAACGAGTATGTGTCCCAGGTGGAATTACGGGAGAAGGCATTAAAGTGCTAGAAACAGAAATTGGGGATATGTTTGACCAGCTTTTCCGTCAAACTCATGCGAAATACAAAGAGGATAAAGAAATTATTCAAAAGCAATTTCATTAA
- a CDS encoding DUF2533 family protein — protein sequence MSVHLQIANQISKHIDGQQQFKQLDGLREAAIEEALTLAKQQKEFTTSDINAITNKMNEIAKKFHFPMRKQVTREMVLEYSKRS from the coding sequence ATGAGTGTACATTTACAAATCGCAAACCAAATAAGCAAACATATTGATGGCCAACAACAGTTTAAACAACTAGATGGACTTAGGGAGGCGGCTATCGAGGAAGCTTTAACCTTAGCAAAACAACAAAAAGAATTTACGACATCTGACATTAACGCCATTACAAATAAAATGAATGAAATCGCTAAAAAATTTCATTTTCCGATGCGTAAACAAGTAACACGTGAAATGGTGTTAGAATATAGCAAACGTTCGTAA
- a CDS encoding helix-hairpin-helix domain-containing protein codes for MDLSRREQVFVGVIFILVMICASSLYHFVTKEQVIEKEEWLFEPEAVKTMDEGKGNESEQQEARYVVDVKGAVKRPGIYEANKESRVYHLIDLAGGLSESADETKINLAMKIQDEMIIYVPLLGEEVNLTQAMAATGSQQSGSGNININNATAEELQTLSGIGPSKAAAIITYREEHGPFQTPEDLLKVSGIGPKSLEKLREQIEF; via the coding sequence ATGGATTTGTCAAGACGAGAGCAAGTATTTGTCGGAGTAATTTTCATTTTAGTCATGATTTGTGCCAGTAGCTTATATCATTTTGTCACAAAAGAACAAGTAATTGAAAAGGAAGAGTGGTTATTCGAGCCAGAAGCAGTAAAAACAATGGATGAAGGCAAAGGTAACGAAAGTGAACAACAAGAGGCGCGATATGTTGTCGATGTGAAAGGAGCGGTGAAAAGACCAGGGATTTATGAAGCTAACAAAGAAAGTAGAGTATATCATCTTATTGATTTAGCGGGAGGTTTAAGTGAGTCAGCAGATGAAACGAAAATTAATTTAGCGATGAAAATTCAAGATGAAATGATTATTTATGTTCCATTGCTTGGTGAAGAGGTTAATTTGACCCAAGCAATGGCGGCAACAGGATCTCAGCAAAGCGGAAGTGGGAATATTAATATTAACAATGCAACGGCAGAAGAGCTTCAAACACTATCAGGAATAGGGCCAAGTAAAGCAGCAGCTATTATTACTTACCGAGAGGAGCATGGACCGTTTCAAACCCCGGAGGATTTATTAAAAGTTTCTGGGATCGGACCTAAATCGTTAGAAAAGCTAAGGGAACAAATTGAGTTTTAA
- a CDS encoding homocysteine synthase — translation MTERKWSLETIAVHGGQEVDSATQARAVPIYQTTSYGFKDTEHAANLFSLSEFGNIYTRIMNPTQDVFEKRMAELEGGIAALATASGSSAIHLAILNICEAGDEIVASSALYGGTYNLFVHTFKKLGITVRLVDGTNPEAFSQAITPKTKLLYGEVIGNPQGNILDIEAIANIAHANGIPLMVDATLTTPALCRPIEHGADIVVHSATKFIGGHGTSIGGVIIDAGKFDWSNGKFPGLTEPDPSYHGLVYTEALGPLAYIIKARVQLLRDLGPAIAPFNSFLLLQGLETLHLRMERHCENTKKVVDYLNGHDLVEWVSYSGLPSHPSYDLAQKYLPHGQSAILTFGIKGGVEEGKQFINHLSLFSHVANVGDAKSLVIHPASTTHQQLSVEDQKAAGVTPELIRLSIGIENVNDIIADLDQALQASQAK, via the coding sequence ATGACAGAAAGAAAATGGTCTTTAGAAACAATTGCTGTACATGGAGGACAAGAAGTCGATTCTGCAACACAAGCAAGAGCAGTTCCGATTTATCAAACGACATCATATGGATTTAAGGATACAGAACACGCTGCGAACTTATTTTCATTATCAGAGTTTGGTAATATTTACACACGAATTATGAATCCGACGCAAGATGTGTTTGAAAAGCGTATGGCTGAACTTGAAGGTGGAATTGCTGCACTAGCGACAGCAAGTGGAAGTTCGGCTATTCACCTTGCTATTTTAAATATTTGTGAAGCGGGAGATGAGATTGTAGCGTCTAGCGCGCTTTATGGAGGTACTTACAATTTATTTGTTCATACATTTAAAAAATTGGGAATTACAGTCCGCTTAGTGGATGGGACAAACCCTGAAGCATTTTCACAAGCAATTACACCAAAAACAAAGCTATTGTATGGTGAAGTGATTGGCAACCCTCAAGGGAATATTTTAGATATCGAAGCCATTGCAAATATCGCTCATGCTAATGGTATTCCACTTATGGTAGATGCCACATTAACAACACCAGCCCTATGCCGTCCGATTGAGCACGGTGCTGATATTGTTGTTCATTCGGCGACGAAATTTATTGGTGGACATGGAACGTCTATCGGCGGTGTCATTATTGATGCAGGTAAATTTGATTGGAGTAATGGGAAGTTTCCTGGCTTAACGGAACCAGATCCAAGTTATCACGGGTTAGTGTATACAGAAGCTCTTGGTCCGCTTGCTTACATTATTAAAGCAAGAGTTCAATTGCTTCGTGATTTAGGTCCTGCAATTGCGCCGTTTAATTCATTTTTATTATTGCAAGGATTAGAAACATTACATTTACGTATGGAACGTCATTGTGAAAACACAAAAAAAGTTGTTGACTATTTAAATGGTCATGATCTTGTTGAATGGGTGAGTTATTCAGGGTTACCATCACACCCTTCTTATGATTTAGCACAAAAATATTTACCGCATGGACAAAGTGCCATTTTAACGTTTGGTATTAAAGGTGGAGTGGAGGAAGGGAAACAATTTATTAATCACCTCTCTTTATTTTCACATGTAGCTAATGTTGGAGATGCTAAATCATTAGTCATTCATCCAGCTAGTACAACACACCAACAATTGTCAGTAGAAGATCAAAAAGCAGCTGGTGTTACGCCTGAGCTAATTCGCCTATCCATTGGTATTGAAAATGTGAATGACATTATTGCAGACCTTGACCAAGCATTACAAGCGAGTCAAGCTAAGTAA
- a CDS encoding ComE operon protein 2, whose product MAQSHLLALRSTCTRLMVGATIVRDKRIIAGGYNGSVSGGDHCIDEGCYVVDNHCIRTIHAEVNALLQCAKFGVPSEGAEIYVTHYPCVHCTKALIQAGIKAVYYAKDYKNHPYAIELFEKAGVTVQQVELEEMILDRHNSEKLKFTASLLKKLKHAGVQDEELQSLTQEANKLFTST is encoded by the coding sequence ATGGCTCAAAGTCATTTGCTTGCATTAAGAAGTACATGTACCCGGTTAATGGTAGGAGCGACAATCGTCCGAGATAAGCGAATTATAGCTGGAGGCTATAACGGGTCAGTCTCTGGTGGGGATCATTGTATTGATGAAGGGTGTTATGTCGTTGATAACCATTGTATTCGGACAATACATGCAGAAGTAAATGCATTGCTTCAATGTGCTAAATTTGGTGTGCCATCCGAAGGTGCTGAAATTTATGTAACGCATTACCCTTGTGTTCATTGTACAAAAGCATTGATTCAAGCTGGAATTAAAGCTGTCTATTATGCAAAAGACTACAAAAATCATCCTTATGCTATAGAGCTTTTTGAAAAAGCAGGGGTGACAGTTCAACAAGTTGAATTGGAAGAAATGATATTAGATCGTCACAATAGTGAAAAATTAAAGTTTACTGCATCACTATTAAAAAAATTAAAGCATGCTGGAGTTCAAGATGAAGAGCTCCAATCATTAACACAAGAGGCGAATAAACTTTTTACATCGACTTAA